One part of the Hippoglossus hippoglossus isolate fHipHip1 chromosome 11, fHipHip1.pri, whole genome shotgun sequence genome encodes these proteins:
- the sall3b gene encoding sal-like protein 3b, with protein MSRRKQAKPQHLGSDEEATRSGRVCSDGITGGVEREETNGGCHSREDTHICDKCCAEFFSWTELSDHQKVCTEDPLVLIVKDSEGTPAPEESPAGPSPVPSLSSSGSSPGESSDAGFELVNDDSLDHLEESREQDEAMELELCPQDKFTCSPQPLDSVEPSSAQVSAADSYSMPGTNVTLEILHSTRVAVAQFSQGINGSGAGGKAASAAIPVILEHLLALQQQQVHQLQLIEQICSQVAVMNRQPTQAALNPGSRSRSLTQKPFSSQGINPPPILALSGSTPSSVNGRAAVSLSSMLEKSQNIPPLTVCGKSTFRDVTCTSASSETPSLSSSSSSIPTLLPPYTGSHTSSLSCTQTLSSSSPLSLGQSSLLSSSSNLPFLPQSPPSSVIFPNPLASIAATANALDPLAALMKHRKGKLSSVSLFETKPSPEEPFFKHKCRFCAKVFGSDSALQIHLRSHTGERPFKCNICGNRFSTKGNLKVHFQRHKEKYPHVQMNPYPVPEYLDNVPTSSGIPYGMSLPPEKPVTSWLDSKPVVATLPATMGLPLSSTITSIGGSNDPVSVTPSVRSPYQPSPGECVSLSPNHRGSEAHFSPVSESPLSNLEKEASNIPKTEGVHLPQSCTLRLRATPVTETTSSTIPSVATTPEPVTPASPDPNSPPLSLNSEETKFPSLGLFDSMQTSETSKLQQLVESIDKKITDPNQCVLCHRVLSCQSALKMHYRIHTGERPFKCKVCGRAFTTKGNLKTHIGVHRENPPVLVQHSCPICQKKFTNAVVLQQHIRMHMVGQIPDSTLVDGLQEMDSDTSINGKNFDSLSSNSNDFIDDISMEDDIEEEEVENMREDGSPSRPLISDCNSPPRSFAIVSSLAALENQMRMIDSTVNLNHCFSMKPLTNGFNDGSQLNIKCTLSEKRLGNSSPNVSESSCSPRASESPIQSNSEGMTIKSPAVKSHRPESQEPLAASVKREESESPTSAAAQGRRGTQAGKLCVKEETPYSLSFQLSRDRGQTLPSLVTSTSSAAIKTEVNGHSHRNNTPEGQHPPFSVHIPPAYPSVGSPAMTSLLGPAPPRRPPKQHNCNACGKNFSSASALQIHERTHTGEKPFVCSICGRAFTTKGNLKVHMGTHMWNNAPARRGRRLSVENPMALLGGEALKFGEMFQKDLAARAMNVDSGFWNRYATAITNSLAMKNNEISVIQNRGLSQLHPLSAGMDRVSAAGSPITSLTKTSMDRHFSMLIDDSKEIGIN; from the exons ATGTCCCGGCGCAAACAAGCCAAGCCCCAGCACCTCGGGTCCGACGAGGAGGCGACACGCTCCGGACGCGTCTGCAGCGATG GCATCACGGGAGgcgtggagagagaggagacgaaTGGAGGCTGCCACAGCAGAGAGGACACGCACATCTGTGACAAATGCTGTGCTGAGTTCTTCTCTTGGACGGAACTGAGCGACCATCAGAAAGTCTGCACTGAGGATCCGCTGGTGCTGATAGTTAAGGACAGCGAAGGGACGCCTGCTCCTGAGGAATCTCCTGCGGGACCCTCTCCGGTTCCGAGCCTTTCGTCCAGTGGCTCGTCCCCAGGAGAGTCCAGCGACGCCGGCTTTGAGCTGGTGAACGACGACAGTCTGGATCATTTAGAGGAAAGCAGGGAGCAGGATGAAGCCATGGAGCTCGAGCTTTGCCCACAGGACAAATTCACCTGCAGCCCTCAGCCTCTAGACTCAGTCGAGCCCTCGTCTGCCCAGGTGTCGGCCGCCGACAGCTACAGCATGCCCGGCACGAATGTGACGCTGGAGATCCTTCACAGCACCCGAGTGGCCGTAGCCCAGTTCTCCCAGGGGATCAACGGCAGCGGTGCGGGAGGGAAGGCAGCCTCGGCGGCCATCCCGGTGATCCTGGAGCACCTGCTGgctctgcagcaacaacaggtcCATCAGCTGCAGCTTATTGAGCAGATCTGCAGCCAGGTGGCCGTCATGAACAGACAACCAACACAAGCTGCGTTAAACCCAGGCTCCAGGTCCCGGTCTCTGACACAGAAACCCTTCTCCTCTCAAGGCATCAACCCTCCTCCCATCCTGGCTCTGTCAGGATCAACTCCCTCCTCCGTTAATGGACGGGCGGCGGTTTCTTTGTCATCCATGCTTGAAAAGTCACAAAATATCCCCCCACTAACTGTGTGTGGGAAGTCCACCTTCAGAGACGTTACATGTACCTCAGCCTCCTCAGAAACTCCATctctgtccagcagcagcagcagcatccccaCGTTACTGCCTCCTTACACAGGCTCACACACCAGCAGCCTCAGCTGCACTCAGACACTGAGCTCTTCCAGTCCACTGTCCCTGGGGCAGAGCAGCCTCCTCAGCTCATCCTCCAACCTGCCATTTCTACCTCAGAGCCCCCCCAGCAGTGTAATCTTCCCCAATCCGTTGGCGAGCATCGCTGCCACAGCTAATGCACTTGACCCCCTTGCAGCCCTGATGAAGCACAGGAAAGGGAAACTGTCTAGCGTCTCCTTGTTTGAAACGAAGCCCAGCCCGGAGGAACCCTTCTTCAAGCATAAATGCAGGTTCTGTGCCAAAGTGTTTGGCAGCGACAGCGCTCTGCAGATCCACCTGCGCTCACATACAGGAGAGCGGCCCTTCAAATGCAACATCTGCGGCAATCGCTTTTCCACTAAAGGGAACTTAAAGGTGCACTTCCAGAGGCATAAAGAGAAGTATCCTCATGTGCAGATGAACCCCTACCCGGTGCCAGAGTATCTAGACAACGTGCCAACAAGTTCTGGGATTCCCTATGGAATGTCCCTCCCTCCAGAAAAACCCGTCACCTCATGGCTTGATAGCAAACCTGTTGTAGCAACTCTGCCGGCCACCATGGGTCTTCCGCTGTCCTCCACTATTACCAGTATCGGAGGCTCAAATGACCCTGTAAGTGTAACACCATCCGTTAGGTCTCCCTACCAGCCATCTCCCGgtgaatgtgtgtctttgtcacCTAACCACAGAGGCAGCGAGGCTCATTTCTCTCCTGTTTCAGAGTCTCCACTGTCTAACCTGGAGAAAGAAGCATCTAATATACCGAAAACAGAGGGAGTACACCTGCCTCAGAGCTGCACCCTGAGGCTGAGAGCCACCCCAGTGACAGAAACAACCAGCTCCACAATCCCATCTGTGGCCACTACACCCGAACCCGTCACCCCAGCGTCGCCCGACCCCAATTCCCCGCCACTGTCGCTCAACTCTGAGGAAACTAAATTCCCTTCACTGGGTCTCTTTGATTCTATGCAAACCTCTGAAACCTCAAAGCTTCAGCAGCTGGTGGAGAGTATCGACAAAAAGATCACGGACCCCAACCAGTGCGTGCTCTGTCACCGTGTCCTCAGCTGTCAGAGTGCGCTGAAGATGCACTATCGCATTCACACCGGGGAGAGGCCCTTTAAATGCAAAGTGTGCGGCAGGGCTTTCACCACCAAAGGTAACCTGAAGACGCACATCGGCGTTCACAGAGAAAATCCTCCGGTCCTGGTGCAACACTCGTGTCCCATTTGCCAGAAGAAGTTCACCAACGCCGTTGTTCTTCAGCAGCATATCCGCATGCACATGGTCGGGCAGATTCCGGACTCGACCCTCGTGGACGGGCTGCAGGAGATGGACAGCGACACCTCCATCAACGGGAAGAACTTTGACAGcctcagcagcaacagcaatGACTTTATTGATGACATTTCAATGGAGGATGAtattgaggaggaagaggtggaaaaTATGAGGGAAGACGGGAGTCCCTCTCGACCGTTGATCTCTGATTGCAACTCTCCTCCCAGGTCGTTTGCCATCGTTTCAAGTTTAGCAGCTCTGGAGAACCAAATGAGGATGATTGACTCGACTGTAAACCTAAACCACTGCTTCAGTATGAAACCCCTGACAAATGGTTTTAACGACGGCAGCCAACTGAAcattaaatgtactttatcGGAGAAAAGGTTGGGAAACTCCAGCCCGAACGTGTCAGAATCCTCCTGCTCGCCTCGTGCATCCGAGTCTCCCATTCAGAGCAACTCAGAGGGAATGACGATCAAATCTCCTGCAGTGAAAAGCCACAGGCCAGAATCCCAGGAGCCGTTGGCAGCGTCGGTGAAGAGAGAGGAGTCTGAGTCTCCCACCTCTGCAGCGGCTCAGGGGCGGAGAGGAACACAAGCTGGAAAACTGTGTGTGAAAGAAGAGACTCCGTACAGTTTGTCTTTCCAGCTGAGCAGAGACAGAG gtcagacCCTCCCCAGCCTGGTCACCAGCACATCATCAGCCGCCATAAAAACCGAGGTGAACGGTCACAGTCACCGGAACAACACGCCCGAAGGCCAGCACCCGCCGTTCAGCGTCCACATCCCCCCGGCTTATCCGTCCGTCGGCAGCCCAGCGATGACGTCCCTGCTCGGCCCCGCGCCGCCTCGACGGCCGCCGAAGCAGCACAACTGCAACGCCTGTGGGAAGAACTTCTCGTCAGCCAGCGCTCTGCAGATTCACGAGCGCACGCACACCGGAGAGAAACCGTTCGTCTGCTCCATCTGCGGCAGAGCGTTCACCACTAAAGGCAATCTGAAG GTTCACATGGGAACTCACATGTGGAACAACGCACCGGCCCGGAGAGGCAGGCGGCTGTCGGTGGAGAACCCCATGGCCCTGCTGGGCGGGGAGGCCCTGAAGTTCGGCGAGATGTTCCAGAAGGACCTGGCAGCTCGGGCCATGAACGTAGACTCCGGATTTTGGAACCGCTACGCCACAGCGATCACCAACAGCCTGGCCATGAAGAACAACGAGATCTCGGTGATCCAGAACAGAGGCCTCTCTCAGCTTCACCCTCTGAGTGCAGGCATGGACAGAGTGAGCGCCGCAGGAAGCCCCATAACCAGTCTCACCAAGACGAGCATGGACAGACATTTCTCTATGCTGATTGATGACAGCAAAGAAATTGGAATAAATTGA